In the genome of Caulobacter flavus, the window CGCTCACGGTCGCGACGGGCCAGAACCGGCGACAGTTCCAGGTCCAGCTCTTCCACGCGGATGGTCATGAAACGCAGCACGTCTTCGTTGATCGACAGCTGGCGTTCCATTTCCTTCACCGCCGGCGCCGGGGCGTCGATGGCGAGCAGGGAATAGTGGCCCTTGCGGTTCTTCTTGATGCGGTAGGTGAGGTTACGCAGACCCCAGTATTCGATCTTGGCGATGTGACCACCACCTTCTTCGATCAGGGTCTTGATTTGCTCGTTGAGAGCTTCGGCCTGTTGCGGCGAGATGTCCTGCCGCGCGATGACCACGTGTTCGTAGAACGACATGTTTTCCTCTTCCGTTGTGGAAAGCGGCGCGGTCGGCGGCGGAAGTCCGACGACCACGATGGATCCTGTGCGACGAGCGGGAAAATCCCGGCCCAATGAAGGGTTCGCGCAAGACCGCCTTCCGTGAGAGCGCGCGCTATTACAGCAAACGGCGCGGGCAGGCAAGGCTGGCCCGGGCATTCGGCCCTCGCGGCGCCCGCGTTCCAGGCGAATTCCGAAAAAGGCGAGGGCAGGGTCGCTTTCCTGACGGAAGGCAGCTTGCCGTTAATACCTAGGGTGGTTAGGGAAGGGCCATGCGGGGTGCAACCGTGAAAAGCCTGATCCTGGGCGGCGCGTTCGCGCTGTCGATGACGGCTGCCCCGGTGCTGGCCCAGGCGATCAAGAAGCCCGACCTTTCGGTGTCGTCCAACGACGGCCGGTTCACGGGCTATTCGGCCGCCCTGCCGCTCGAC includes:
- the rpsF gene encoding 30S ribosomal protein S6, with product MSFYEHVVIARQDISPQQAEALNEQIKTLIEEGGGHIAKIEYWGLRNLTYRIKKNRKGHYSLLAIDAPAPAVKEMERQLSINEDVLRFMTIRVEELDLELSPVLARRDRERSDRPERSDRPERSERPREDFAPQA